The Roseovarius sp. THAF27 genome includes a window with the following:
- a CDS encoding CopG family transcriptional regulator, with protein MKATEFDKKFDAGEDVSDAIDWSQARRPNDQPKRVNVDFPAWVVEGLDKQARHLGVTRQSLIKLWIAERLQ; from the coding sequence ATGAAGGCAACTGAGTTCGACAAGAAATTCGACGCCGGTGAGGACGTGAGCGATGCAATCGACTGGTCCCAGGCGCGGCGCCCGAACGACCAACCCAAGCGCGTGAACGTGGATTTCCCGGCGTGGGTCGTGGAGGGCCTGGACAAGCAGGCTCGGCATCTGGGCGTGACGCGGCAATCGCTGATCAAGCTATGGATTGCCGAACGGCTCCAGTAG
- a CDS encoding BrnT family toxin, with translation MNFEYDPAKSASNLSKHGIDFDQAQALWDDPWMLEAPAKTEDEPRFISIGKIEGKHWAAVWTPRGDAVRIISVRRARKEEISYYEGN, from the coding sequence ATGAATTTTGAGTATGACCCCGCCAAAAGTGCCTCGAATCTGTCGAAGCATGGCATCGACTTCGATCAGGCACAGGCCCTTTGGGATGACCCGTGGATGCTCGAAGCGCCCGCCAAGACCGAGGATGAACCGCGCTTCATCTCGATTGGGAAGATTGAGGGCAAGCATTGGGCGGCCGTCTGGACACCGCGAGGTGATGCGGTGCGGATCATCTCGGTGCGCCGCGCCCGAAAAGAGGAGATCAGCTACTATGAAGGCAACTGA